One part of the Panulirus ornatus isolate Po-2019 chromosome 73, ASM3632096v1, whole genome shotgun sequence genome encodes these proteins:
- the LOC139748237 gene encoding tryptophan--tRNA ligase, mitochondrial-like isoform X1: MRMLPRRRSLMLLDAQMRKGGHICLDPLLPLPISSSAMPWPPHIQPAWKKHIHGVKAFHIGNNKFHTSSVVRCGCETRAARKTIFSGIQPTGTIHLGNYFGAVRRWIELQESGEDVIYSIVDLHSITLPQDPKTLHSNIIMMAASLIACGIDPNQAILFQQSRVSEHAQFNWVLGCITTMARLNHLPQYKEKSSMLKEIPLGLYVYPVLQAADILLYRATHVPVGDDQRQHIQLAAHLARVFNNKFGHTFTLPRSLVYDDTTARVRSLRQPARKMSKSEMDPKSRINLTDSPDCIREKFKKAVTDFTSAVYYDAENRPGVSNLIAIHSSITGKSFDDIRTDCENMTTAQYKLLVADVVIDHFSPIRQRIEQLLKESGHLNQLLDQGADRAKSIAARTWEEVKQKVGLSEN; encoded by the coding sequence ATGAGGATGTTGCCCCGGAGAAGATCACTGATGTTGCTGGACGCTCAGATGAGGAAAGGTGGGCACATCTGCCTAGACCCACTATTGCCTCTGCCAATATCCTCCAGTGCTATGCCCTGGCCTCCACACATTCAACCAGCATGGAAGAAACATATACATGGAGTGAAAGCCTTTCATATAGGAAATAATAAATTTCATACCAGTAGTGTTGTGAGATGTGGATGTGAGACACGAGCTGCAAGGAAAACTATATTCTCTGGAATTCAGCCAACAGGTACCATACACCTTGGCAACTATTTTGGAGCTGTGAGAAGATGGATAGAGTTACAGGAAAGTGGTGAAGATGTCATCTATTCTATAGTAGATCTTCACTCTATAACTTTACCTCAAGACCCAAAGACTCTTCATTCGAACATTATTATGATGGCAGCTTCACTCATCGCATGCGGCATTGATCCAAACCAGGCCATTCTTTTCCAACAGTCCAGAGTATCGGAACATGCTCAGTTCAATTGGGTTCTTGGCTGCATAACAACGATGGCTAGGCTGAATCATCTTCCACAGTACAAGGAAAAGTCTTCCATGCTAAAAGAGATTCCCCTGGGTCTGTATGTATATCCAGTACTCCAGGCAGCTGACATATTACTTTACCGAGCCACTCATGTACCTGTGGGAGATGACCAACGTCAACACATTCAGTTGGCAGCTCACCTAGCACGGGTCTTCAACAACAAATTTGGTCACACCTTCACTTTGCCTCGCTCATTGGTTTATGATGACACAACAGCAAGAGTGAGAAGCCTTAGGCAGCCTGCCAGGAAAATGTCGAAGTCAGAGATGGATCCCAAGAGTAGAATAAATCTCACAGACTCTCCAGATTGTATACGAGAAAAATTTAAGAAGGCTGTAACTGATTTCACCTCTGCAGTATATTACGATGCAGAAAATCGACCAGGAGTATCAAACCTGATAGCCATACATAGTTCAATAACTGGAAAGAGCTTTGATGACATCCGTACCGACTGTGAGAACATGACCACTGCACAGTACAAGCTGTTAGTTGCTGATGTTGTCATAGACCACTTCAGCCCAATTAGACAGAGAATAGAACAGCTTTTAAAGGAGAGTGGACATCTTAATCAGTTACTAGATCAGGGTGCTGACAGGGCAAAATCAATTGCTGCCAGAACATGGGAAGAAGTGAAACAGAAAGTGGGTTTGAGTGAGAATTAG